A stretch of the Synechocystis sp. PCC 7338 genome encodes the following:
- the alr gene encoding alanine racemase gives MVLSRDVKSSPEQSSRVSSTLSGYRLAELIRQRAWVEIDQAALVHNVQQFRQYVGPKTNLMAVVKADAYGHGAIRVAQTALQAGADWLAIATLGEGIELREAGITAPILILGGINSPEEIEAIAHWQLQPTLCSPEQAQLFNDILAKLGKVLPVHLKLDTGMTRLGTPWPQAVSFVGLVQSLPQLQLASLYSHLATADDPNNTTMLQQQQRFTTAIASLRQAHLPIPKLHLANSAATLHGPAWHYDMVRVGLGLYGLYPALHLGDRLDLKPVLTVRAKITQIRTIPPGTGVSYGHQFVSEETMPMGVVGIGYADGVPRNLSNQLKVLLRGQPVRQIGAITMDQMMVDLRGVDNPQVGEVVTLIGQDGDRQITADHWASTLGTISWEILCGFKHRLPRILV, from the coding sequence ATGGTCTTGAGTCGAGACGTTAAATCTTCCCCGGAACAAAGTTCTAGGGTTTCGTCAACGTTATCCGGCTACCGTTTGGCGGAATTGATTCGTCAGCGGGCTTGGGTGGAGATTGACCAGGCGGCGTTGGTGCATAACGTCCAGCAGTTCCGGCAGTATGTGGGGCCGAAAACCAATTTGATGGCGGTGGTCAAAGCTGATGCCTATGGCCATGGAGCAATTCGAGTGGCCCAAACTGCGTTACAGGCCGGGGCCGATTGGTTGGCGATCGCCACTTTAGGAGAGGGCATCGAACTGAGGGAAGCGGGCATCACTGCCCCCATTTTGATCCTGGGGGGTATTAATAGCCCAGAAGAAATTGAAGCCATTGCCCATTGGCAACTGCAACCTACCCTCTGTTCCCCGGAACAGGCCCAACTGTTTAACGATATTTTGGCTAAGTTGGGCAAGGTTTTACCAGTACATCTCAAGTTAGATACGGGTATGACTCGGCTCGGTACCCCTTGGCCCCAAGCGGTGAGCTTTGTTGGTTTGGTGCAATCTTTACCTCAACTACAGCTAGCCAGTTTATATTCCCATCTGGCCACGGCGGACGACCCCAACAACACCACCATGCTCCAGCAACAGCAACGTTTTACCACGGCGATCGCCAGTTTACGCCAAGCCCATTTACCCATACCCAAATTACATTTAGCCAACTCTGCGGCCACCCTCCATGGCCCCGCTTGGCACTACGACATGGTCCGGGTAGGTTTAGGTTTGTATGGTCTGTATCCCGCTCTCCATTTAGGCGATCGCCTAGATTTAAAGCCTGTATTAACGGTACGGGCTAAAATCACCCAGATCAGAACCATTCCCCCCGGTACTGGCGTTAGTTACGGTCACCAATTTGTCAGTGAAGAAACCATGCCCATGGGGGTGGTGGGCATTGGCTATGCGGATGGTGTCCCCCGTAATCTTTCCAATCAATTAAAAGTACTTCTGCGGGGCCAACCAGTGCGACAAATTGGGGCCATCACCATGGATCAAATGATGGTAGATTTACGGGGCGTTGATAACCCCCAAGTGGGGGAAGTGGTTACTCTCATCGGCCAAGACGGCGATCGTCAAATCACAGCAGACCATTGGGCCTCTACTTTAGGCACCATCTCCTGGGAAATTCTCTGCGGCTTCAAACATCGCCTACCCCGCATTCTTGTTTAA